One region of Chryseobacterium sp. SORGH_AS_0447 genomic DNA includes:
- a CDS encoding TolC family protein, producing the protein MKSKRITARKLKIGIAAAFMMFGFSSVSAQQQVSLQEAIKQALQNKAEAKKAALQIKKAEYKIDEARAGALPQISATAGLTYNPIIQESLLEFGGQRIRAQLGQPWSSTASVQLQQAIFDQRVFTGLKAAKSTREFYVLNAQLTNEQLIENVATAYYQVFVQEENLKTVEASYSNTERVRNVIKSLVDNGLAKSIDLDRTNVQLTNIGSNRQTLRNAVELSKNALKFYMGVPISTDIELEEKTIEPKPELIASTVNLDERTEVKVLNKNRELLVYNKKATEAYRYPTVNLVANYGWGATGAKFPLTNGINNGVLWSDYSAIGLNVNIPIFTGGSTKAKINQAEIDIQDLDQDIQNTQLSLSLDYRNAITNMENALIKIDNTKDNVGLAERVQKNTQSNYQYGLATLTEVLDSENALTEAKQNYANALLDYKQAEIKLIKAKGELNTLQNP; encoded by the coding sequence ATGAAAAGTAAACGTATAACTGCAAGAAAGCTAAAAATAGGAATAGCTGCTGCATTTATGATGTTCGGTTTTTCATCGGTGTCTGCGCAACAGCAGGTTTCCCTTCAGGAAGCTATCAAACAGGCGCTCCAAAATAAGGCAGAAGCCAAAAAAGCTGCTTTACAGATCAAAAAAGCCGAATATAAAATTGATGAAGCCCGTGCCGGTGCTTTGCCTCAGATCAGTGCAACTGCCGGTCTTACCTACAATCCGATCATTCAGGAGTCCCTTCTTGAATTTGGCGGACAGAGAATCAGAGCCCAGCTGGGACAGCCATGGAGTTCCACAGCTTCCGTACAGCTGCAGCAGGCTATTTTTGACCAAAGGGTTTTCACCGGGCTCAAAGCAGCGAAATCCACAAGGGAATTTTATGTTCTGAATGCCCAGCTTACCAACGAACAGCTGATTGAAAACGTAGCCACGGCTTACTATCAGGTATTTGTTCAGGAAGAAAACCTGAAAACCGTAGAAGCAAGTTATTCCAATACAGAAAGGGTAAGAAACGTGATCAAAAGCTTAGTGGATAACGGCCTGGCAAAATCCATTGATCTGGACAGGACCAACGTTCAGTTAACCAACATCGGATCCAACAGACAGACGCTGAGAAATGCTGTAGAACTATCCAAGAATGCCTTAAAATTCTACATGGGTGTTCCGATCAGTACCGATATTGAGCTTGAAGAAAAAACCATCGAGCCAAAGCCTGAGTTGATAGCCAGTACCGTAAACCTGGACGAACGTACCGAAGTAAAAGTTTTAAATAAAAACAGAGAGCTTCTGGTTTACAACAAAAAAGCGACTGAAGCGTACCGCTATCCAACAGTTAATCTGGTAGCCAACTATGGCTGGGGAGCCACCGGGGCTAAGTTTCCGTTAACCAACGGCATCAATAACGGGGTTCTTTGGAGTGATTATTCAGCTATCGGATTGAACGTCAATATTCCGATCTTCACAGGAGGATCCACAAAGGCGAAGATCAACCAGGCGGAAATCGATATCCAGGATCTGGATCAGGATATTCAGAATACGCAGCTGAGCCTGAGCCTTGATTACAGAAACGCCATTACCAATATGGAAAATGCCCTCATTAAGATCGATAATACGAAAGACAATGTAGGCCTGGCGGAAAGGGTCCAGAAAAATACCCAGTCCAACTACCAGTACGGTCTGGCTACACTTACGGAAGTGCTGGATTCTGAAAATGCCCTTACGGAAGCCAAACAGAACTATGCCAATGCGCTGCTGGATTATAAGCAGGCGGAGATCAAGCTGATTAAAGCAAAAGGTGAACTGAATACATTACAAAATCCATAA
- a CDS encoding efflux RND transporter periplasmic adaptor subunit — protein sequence MKKTLIYIIVAAVLVGLAAYKIAGNKEKQTKEVQEVAKQVDKINVNVVTVSRENIDTDYSANGTFIPKQESNQSSEISGRIVSVLVKEGSRVGAGQVLATIKKDAIEVDVTQARNNLQNAMIDNQRYENAFKTGGVTRQQLDNSRLQLKNAQAAVRAQGVRVNDTSVRAGISGTINKKMVEPGMVVAPGTALFEIVNINSLKLSVLVDESQIGRIALGQEVSIKVNVLPDETFTGRITFIAPKSDASLNFPVEIEVQNRGNLKAGMYATATFKTNNGAETQNMLTVPAEAFVNGVSSGQLFIVNNGTAKLITVQTGKVYGDKVQILSGLKGGEQVITSGQINLDNGSKINIVK from the coding sequence ATGAAAAAAACTCTAATATATATCATCGTGGCGGCCGTACTGGTCGGTTTGGCAGCATACAAGATTGCCGGTAACAAAGAAAAACAGACCAAAGAGGTACAGGAAGTGGCCAAGCAGGTAGACAAGATCAATGTAAACGTTGTAACCGTTTCCAGAGAAAATATTGATACCGATTATTCCGCAAACGGAACCTTTATCCCAAAACAGGAATCCAACCAGTCTTCCGAAATTTCAGGACGGATTGTAAGCGTCCTGGTAAAAGAAGGATCAAGAGTAGGGGCAGGCCAGGTATTGGCAACCATCAAGAAAGATGCGATCGAAGTAGATGTTACCCAGGCTCGGAACAATTTACAGAATGCCATGATCGACAATCAGCGTTATGAAAATGCGTTTAAAACAGGAGGGGTTACCAGACAGCAGCTGGATAATTCAAGATTACAGCTGAAGAACGCGCAGGCGGCAGTACGCGCACAGGGCGTAAGGGTAAACGATACCAGCGTACGTGCGGGGATCAGCGGTACCATCAACAAAAAAATGGTAGAACCGGGAATGGTGGTAGCACCGGGAACGGCTCTATTTGAAATTGTAAACATCAATTCATTGAAACTTTCCGTATTGGTAGATGAAAGCCAGATCGGAAGAATTGCCCTAGGCCAGGAAGTATCTATTAAAGTAAATGTATTGCCGGATGAAACATTCACCGGAAGAATTACCTTCATTGCTCCTAAGAGTGACGCTTCTCTGAATTTCCCGGTAGAAATCGAAGTTCAGAACAGAGGAAACCTGAAAGCGGGGATGTATGCAACGGCAACCTTTAAAACCAACAACGGTGCGGAAACCCAGAATATGCTGACGGTTCCGGCAGAGGCCTTCGTAAACGGTGTAAGCTCAGGACAGCTGTTTATCGTGAACAACGGAACTGCTAAACTGATCACCGTACAGACCGGAAAGGTATACGGCGATAAAGTTCAGATCCTGAGCGGACTGAAAGGAGGAGAGCAGGTAATTACCAGCGGACAGATCAACCTCGACAACGGTTCCAAAATCAATATCGTAAAGTAA